In the Kribbella sp. NBC_00482 genome, one interval contains:
- a CDS encoding GNAT family N-acetyltransferase, giving the protein MPSAQNIEITTVADRPDLAHADIDVGDWPAFMRHNRVSEAYFAQTVETFADTCLIATSDGRPVGDAHAVQLRGGNFPAGGWEQSVVRAFTDARRGVRPDTACALNISVARDFQGEGVAALLLAALRDATAALGLKALDAPVRPTHKQLEPFIAMDDYASRTRPDGLPFDPWLRTHVRVGGRIVSVAPASWVIAGSLAEWRTWTGLPFDRSGPVEVPGALVPVECDVVADRAVYVEPNVWVRHEFSTD; this is encoded by the coding sequence ATGCCCTCCGCCCAGAACATCGAGATCACCACTGTCGCTGATCGTCCCGACCTCGCCCACGCGGACATCGACGTGGGCGACTGGCCGGCCTTCATGCGCCACAACCGCGTCTCCGAGGCGTACTTCGCCCAGACGGTCGAGACGTTCGCCGACACCTGTCTGATCGCCACCTCGGACGGCAGACCCGTCGGCGACGCCCACGCCGTCCAACTCCGCGGCGGCAACTTCCCGGCCGGAGGCTGGGAACAGTCAGTCGTCCGCGCCTTCACCGACGCCCGCCGCGGCGTCCGGCCCGACACCGCCTGCGCCCTGAACATCAGCGTCGCCCGCGACTTCCAAGGCGAGGGCGTCGCCGCCCTCCTCCTCGCCGCACTCCGCGACGCAACCGCTGCTCTAGGCCTCAAGGCCCTCGACGCGCCCGTACGCCCGACACACAAGCAGCTCGAGCCCTTCATCGCGATGGACGACTACGCCTCCCGCACCCGCCCCGACGGCCTCCCCTTCGACCCGTGGCTCCGCACCCATGTTCGCGTCGGTGGGCGGATCGTCTCCGTCGCACCGGCCTCGTGGGTGATCGCGGGATCCCTTGCGGAATGGCGTACCTGGACCGGGCTTCCGTTCGACCGCAGCGGTCCGGTCGAGGTTCCGGGCGCGCTCGTTCCGGTGGAGTGTGATGTCGTCGCCGATCGCGCGGTGTACGTCGAGCCGAACGTCTGGGTCCGGCACGAGTTCTCCACAGATTGA
- a CDS encoding HNH endonuclease: MSVIVLNASYEPLHTVSIQHAIRMLVREVAVVEESHGERTIGPFPVPRVLRLVRYVVTHWRYAAGRMKYSKHGVLRRDKFRCAYCGLENADTMDHVQPRSRGGRTEWLNAVAAHASCNERKGNRTPSEANMPLLWQPWVPTRAELVIDT, encoded by the coding sequence ATGAGCGTCATAGTCCTGAACGCGTCGTACGAACCGCTGCACACCGTCTCGATCCAGCACGCCATCCGGATGCTGGTGCGGGAGGTCGCAGTGGTGGAAGAGTCGCACGGAGAGCGAACGATCGGCCCGTTTCCGGTTCCTCGAGTCCTCCGCCTGGTCCGGTACGTCGTGACGCACTGGCGCTACGCGGCCGGCCGGATGAAGTACAGCAAGCACGGCGTCCTGCGGCGGGACAAGTTCCGGTGCGCGTACTGCGGTCTCGAGAACGCCGACACCATGGACCACGTCCAACCCAGATCAAGGGGCGGCCGCACCGAGTGGCTGAACGCCGTGGCCGCCCATGCCTCCTGCAACGAGCGGAAAGGCAACCGCACCCCGTCCGAGGCCAACATGCCCCTCCTCTGGCAACCCTGGGTACCAACCCGCGCAGAGCTCGTCATAGACACATGA
- a CDS encoding 2-phosphosulfolactate phosphatase, with product MASPYAQDGFGIGFEWGPVGARVVAGDIVAVVDVLSFTTAVTVAADLGIDVYPYRWRDETAVTYAEHHGAKLAVGRSEAGPDDVSLSAASIRRVTGITKLVLPSPNGSTIAKLLSDSGATVLAVSLRNRRAAADWVKRHGAGRKVVAIAAGERWKDGSLRPAVEDLWGAGGFLSGLEGDNLSPEARAAVAAYDAVADELPALLHECAGGRELTQYGFSEDVAIATEVDESDSVPVLEGGTMFRST from the coding sequence GTGGCCAGCCCTTACGCGCAGGACGGATTCGGCATCGGGTTCGAGTGGGGGCCGGTGGGCGCCAGGGTCGTTGCCGGCGACATCGTCGCGGTCGTCGACGTGCTGTCGTTCACGACGGCGGTGACCGTCGCGGCCGACCTCGGGATCGACGTCTACCCGTACCGATGGCGCGACGAGACGGCAGTCACGTACGCCGAGCACCACGGTGCGAAGCTGGCCGTCGGCCGTTCCGAAGCAGGTCCCGACGACGTCAGTCTGTCTGCGGCGTCCATCAGGCGAGTGACCGGGATCACCAAGCTTGTGCTGCCGTCGCCGAACGGTTCGACGATTGCCAAGCTCCTCAGTGACAGCGGTGCGACAGTGCTGGCGGTGTCGTTGCGGAACCGGCGGGCTGCCGCGGACTGGGTCAAGCGCCACGGTGCCGGCCGTAAGGTCGTTGCGATCGCGGCAGGGGAGCGCTGGAAGGACGGGTCGCTCCGGCCTGCGGTCGAGGATCTCTGGGGAGCCGGCGGGTTCCTGAGCGGGCTCGAGGGCGACAACCTCTCCCCGGAAGCACGGGCGGCGGTGGCGGCGTACGACGCGGTTGCGGACGAACTGCCCGCGCTCCTGCACGAGTGCGCCGGCGGCCGCGAGCTCACGCAGTACGGCTTCAGTGAGGACGTTGCGATCGCGACCGAGGTCGACGAAAGCGACTCGGTGCCGGTGCTCGAGGGCGGTACGATGTTCCGGTCAACCTGA
- a CDS encoding AraC family transcriptional regulator: MSTSPSDSEKGILHPREQARHRSLNRLAAGPEAARFVEWYWIVEWDLDEPYTAEVLPFPSVNVTFEQPGGAFVNGVCTRKFERELRGRGRAFGVKFWAGGFGAITGLDVGSFRDEVLPLTAVFPDGDRLADLMFEAESDVRRRAVFEAFLRDHLAPPDPSYELVREIVSTMAADRSMARVDEITERFGVPIRTLQRLFRRYVGVGPKWVLRRYRLHDGAELLAEGEAAELAELSASLGYFDQAHFSKEFKQQIGLTPAEYAARAAAERQITYR; the protein is encoded by the coding sequence GTGAGCACGTCACCGTCCGACAGCGAGAAGGGGATCCTGCATCCCCGCGAGCAGGCCCGGCACCGCTCGCTGAACCGGCTCGCCGCCGGGCCGGAGGCCGCGCGGTTCGTGGAGTGGTACTGGATCGTCGAGTGGGACCTCGACGAGCCCTACACGGCCGAGGTGCTGCCGTTCCCGTCGGTGAACGTGACGTTCGAGCAGCCGGGCGGCGCCTTCGTGAACGGCGTCTGCACGCGCAAGTTCGAGCGCGAGCTGCGCGGGCGCGGGCGTGCGTTCGGGGTGAAGTTCTGGGCCGGCGGCTTCGGCGCGATCACCGGCCTCGACGTCGGCTCGTTCCGCGACGAGGTGCTGCCGCTGACCGCGGTGTTCCCCGACGGCGATCGGCTCGCGGACCTGATGTTCGAGGCCGAGTCCGACGTCCGGCGGCGCGCGGTGTTCGAGGCGTTCCTGCGCGATCACCTGGCACCGCCCGATCCGTCGTACGAGCTGGTCCGGGAGATCGTGTCGACGATGGCCGCCGACCGCTCGATGGCCCGCGTCGACGAGATCACCGAGCGCTTCGGCGTACCGATCCGCACACTGCAGCGGCTCTTCCGGCGGTACGTCGGCGTGGGTCCGAAGTGGGTGCTGCGACGCTATCGGCTGCATGACGGCGCGGAACTGCTCGCCGAGGGCGAAGCCGCCGAGCTCGCGGAGCTGTCCGCCTCCCTCGGCTACTTCGACCAGGCCCACTTCTCCAAGGAGTTCAAGCAGCAGATCGGGCTGACGCCGGCCGAGTACGCGGCACGCGCCGCGGCCGAACGCCAGATCACCTACCGCTGA
- a CDS encoding DUF3151 domain-containing protein, protein MELNNLLSGPPETLLPVDPAAAELADGAAPADVAAKYPTSSLAWAVLAEGALEGGRTIEGYAYARTGYHRALDLLRRNGWKGHGPVPWEHEPNRGFLRALAALGKAAALIEEKDEAERCVTFLRDSSPAAADALS, encoded by the coding sequence ATGGAATTGAACAATCTGCTGTCCGGTCCACCCGAGACACTACTACCGGTCGACCCGGCCGCGGCGGAACTCGCCGACGGGGCCGCTCCGGCGGACGTCGCGGCCAAGTACCCGACGTCGTCGCTGGCCTGGGCCGTGCTCGCCGAGGGGGCGCTCGAGGGCGGGCGCACGATCGAGGGGTACGCCTACGCGCGCACCGGCTACCACCGGGCCCTCGACCTGCTCCGTCGGAACGGCTGGAAGGGCCACGGGCCCGTGCCGTGGGAGCACGAGCCGAACCGTGGATTCCTGCGCGCGCTGGCTGCGCTCGGGAAGGCTGCGGCGCTCATCGAGGAGAAGGACGAGGCCGAGCGCTGCGTCACGTTCCTGCGGGACTCGTCGCCGGCTGCTGCCGACGCGCTGAGCTGA
- a CDS encoding phosphatase PAP2 family protein has protein sequence MAFRTRWQDDTSRPTAKEAGRDLMVRALAPLVAWWLVVVGMGWLLTDGPLKDLGDSEDSVSKSLESSRTAFGDAVTLFFSWTGATVSIIGVCLVVVVLVWRRTKQWWFAVVPLIAIALQGMVFFVTQLLIPRERPDVGKLDASAPTNSFPSGHSGAATALYFTLGLMALRITNPVLRSVVVGVCLVIPFLVGTARLYRGMHFLSDVAVAILNGSVAALLAWCWLRRGPVEDQMRA, from the coding sequence ATGGCGTTCCGCACCCGCTGGCAGGACGACACGTCCCGACCCACTGCCAAGGAGGCGGGCCGTGACCTGATGGTCCGCGCACTGGCCCCTCTCGTGGCGTGGTGGCTGGTCGTGGTCGGGATGGGCTGGCTCCTCACCGACGGCCCGCTGAAGGACCTGGGCGACTCCGAGGACAGTGTCAGCAAGAGCTTGGAGTCGTCACGCACGGCGTTCGGTGACGCAGTCACGCTCTTCTTCTCGTGGACGGGCGCGACGGTCAGCATCATCGGCGTGTGCCTGGTCGTGGTCGTGCTGGTCTGGCGGCGGACCAAGCAGTGGTGGTTCGCGGTCGTGCCGCTCATCGCGATCGCTCTGCAGGGGATGGTCTTCTTCGTCACCCAGCTCCTGATCCCTCGCGAGCGTCCCGACGTCGGGAAGCTCGACGCCTCGGCGCCGACCAACAGCTTCCCGAGCGGACACTCCGGTGCCGCGACCGCGCTGTACTTCACCCTGGGACTGATGGCCCTGCGGATCACGAACCCGGTGCTCCGCAGCGTGGTGGTCGGCGTGTGCCTGGTGATCCCGTTCCTCGTCGGGACGGCACGGCTCTACCGGGGCATGCATTTCCTCAGCGACGTGGCGGTGGCCATCCTCAACGGCTCGGTCGCGGCCCTGCTCGCCTGGTGCTGGCTGCGTCGCGGCCCTGTGGAGGATCAGATGCGCGCGTAG
- a CDS encoding VOC family protein: protein MTTNTVNPIPDGYHSLTPYLAVPDGPKAIEFYQSVFGAEVISRQDMPDGRVGQAELKFGNSMLQLSDQMPQIGLRAPNGEWVHSSLVHYVTDVDATYAKAVAAGAKPVEEVQTFMTGDRFGTVIDPFGHRWAILTKVEDVSREEADRRVKEWLAANPEELQ from the coding sequence ATGACGACGAACACGGTAAACCCCATCCCCGACGGTTATCACTCGCTGACCCCGTACCTCGCCGTACCGGACGGCCCGAAGGCGATCGAGTTCTACCAGTCGGTGTTCGGAGCCGAGGTGATCAGCCGGCAGGACATGCCGGACGGGCGGGTCGGCCAGGCGGAGCTGAAGTTCGGGAACTCGATGCTGCAGTTGAGCGACCAGATGCCGCAGATCGGCTTGCGGGCGCCGAACGGCGAGTGGGTGCACTCGTCGCTGGTGCACTACGTGACGGACGTGGACGCGACGTACGCGAAGGCGGTCGCGGCTGGGGCGAAGCCGGTGGAAGAGGTGCAGACCTTCATGACCGGCGACCGCTTCGGCACCGTGATCGACCCGTTCGGTCATCGCTGGGCGATCCTGACGAAGGTCGAGGACGTGTCGCGGGAAGAGGCCGATCGCCGGGTGAAGGAATGGCTGGCCGCGAACCCGGAGGAGCTGCAATAG
- a CDS encoding phosphatase PAP2 family protein — MAPTVVFPWRRLTRAVVYAVVVAVPLAMLAFLVRTKYDPLVTLDEDIIVSATDYTRGHPRFRSFVETWEMISQPWVMYLILGLPVSLYVWFGRQLRTRAWWALATMAAGWAIAGVLKLLVRRARPEIDDPIAQHAGFSFPSGHATNSAIVVTVVVLLIWPLVGTGLRRLLVGLGAVWVIVTCADRLYVGAHFLSDVTAGVLLGCGLTAASYAGFVGWRPPTPTGSTTKGPD; from the coding sequence ATGGCCCCTACCGTCGTCTTTCCCTGGCGCCGGCTGACGCGGGCGGTCGTCTACGCGGTCGTCGTCGCCGTCCCGCTGGCGATGCTGGCGTTCCTCGTCCGCACCAAGTACGACCCGCTGGTCACCCTCGACGAGGACATCATCGTCTCCGCAACCGACTACACCCGGGGCCACCCACGGTTCCGGTCGTTCGTCGAGACGTGGGAGATGATCAGCCAGCCCTGGGTGATGTACCTGATCCTGGGCCTGCCGGTGAGCCTCTACGTCTGGTTCGGCAGGCAGCTGCGGACGCGGGCCTGGTGGGCGCTGGCGACGATGGCCGCCGGCTGGGCCATCGCGGGCGTGCTCAAGCTTCTCGTACGCCGTGCCCGTCCCGAGATCGACGACCCGATCGCCCAGCACGCCGGATTCTCCTTCCCCTCCGGTCACGCCACCAACAGCGCCATCGTTGTCACCGTGGTCGTGCTGCTGATCTGGCCCCTCGTGGGTACCGGTCTCCGGAGGTTGCTGGTCGGTCTCGGTGCGGTCTGGGTGATCGTGACGTGTGCCGACAGGCTGTATGTGGGTGCTCACTTCCTGTCCGACGTCACGGCAGGTGTGCTGCTCGGGTGCGGGCTGACAGCAGCCTCGTACGCGGGCTTTGTGGGCTGGAGGCCGCCAACCCCCACCGGCAGCACGACGAAAGGTCCAGACTGA
- a CDS encoding MFS transporter: MPALTGRIDAPSNTYAAVLRTPGAWKFYLAAAPARIGIAMTGLGIVWLVHGSTGSYAAAGSVTGGFAVAEALAGPQVARLIDRFGQTRMLPVTLLAHATTMALLIGLTVSHAPLWSLIVAGVLAGGSLPQLSAQTGARWSHALRDTPLLSTAFALEAFSVGIAFMVGPGLVGIVSSSISPAIGSILATSLLLSGGFLLAVQRGTAPPPSTPGHHQSPKRLLHKRFVGLVGTNIGIGLFFGSMQVSVTAFAVSRGTPGLAGPLYSITSLVSLFAGLLYGARRWRIAPETQFVIAFVWLTVSCLPLIAVHSPLTAAFALALPGLAIAPFQTLSAVLTESAVDSAVLTQAFTWVNSGGAAGMALGSAFAGLVVDGHSPQYGFAVALGAALTATAMAVIVKVSGR; encoded by the coding sequence GTGCCGGCTCTCACCGGACGGATCGACGCGCCCTCGAACACGTATGCAGCGGTACTGCGTACTCCCGGCGCGTGGAAGTTCTACCTAGCGGCGGCCCCGGCCCGGATCGGGATCGCCATGACCGGCCTCGGCATCGTCTGGCTGGTCCACGGATCGACCGGCTCGTACGCCGCGGCAGGTAGCGTCACCGGCGGCTTCGCCGTCGCCGAAGCGCTCGCCGGACCGCAGGTCGCCCGGCTCATCGACCGTTTCGGTCAGACCCGGATGTTGCCCGTCACGCTGCTGGCGCACGCAACGACGATGGCGCTGCTCATCGGCCTCACCGTCTCGCACGCGCCTCTGTGGTCACTCATCGTGGCCGGTGTCCTCGCCGGTGGATCGCTACCGCAGCTGAGTGCGCAGACCGGGGCGCGGTGGTCGCACGCCCTCCGGGACACGCCACTCCTGTCCACAGCGTTCGCCTTGGAGGCGTTCAGCGTCGGCATCGCGTTCATGGTCGGCCCTGGACTGGTCGGCATCGTGAGCTCGTCCATCAGCCCGGCGATCGGTTCGATCCTCGCGACGAGTCTCCTGCTCTCCGGTGGCTTCCTGCTGGCAGTGCAACGGGGTACGGCGCCGCCGCCGAGCACGCCAGGTCACCATCAGAGTCCCAAACGCTTGCTGCACAAGCGATTCGTCGGCCTGGTCGGTACGAACATCGGCATCGGCCTGTTCTTCGGCAGCATGCAGGTCTCCGTCACGGCGTTCGCCGTCTCACGAGGTACGCCGGGTCTGGCCGGACCCCTCTACAGCATCACCAGCCTGGTGAGTCTGTTCGCCGGACTCCTGTACGGAGCGAGGCGCTGGCGGATCGCTCCGGAGACACAGTTCGTGATCGCCTTCGTCTGGCTGACCGTGAGCTGTCTGCCCTTGATCGCGGTGCACAGTCCGCTGACTGCGGCGTTCGCGTTGGCGCTCCCCGGCCTGGCGATCGCGCCGTTCCAGACCCTGTCGGCGGTGCTGACCGAGTCGGCCGTCGACTCCGCGGTCCTGACCCAGGCCTTCACCTGGGTGAACTCGGGCGGCGCCGCAGGTATGGCGCTCGGCTCGGCGTTCGCCGGCTTGGTCGTCGACGGGCACAGCCCGCAGTACGGCTTCGCAGTAGCACTCGGAGCGGCGCTGACGGCGACCGCAATGGCGGTGATCGTGAAGGTCAGCGGTAGGTGA